A single region of the Ornithorhynchus anatinus isolate Pmale09 chromosome 13, mOrnAna1.pri.v4, whole genome shotgun sequence genome encodes:
- the IDI1 gene encoding isopentenyl-diphosphate Delta-isomerase 1, whose translation MPEINTDNLDEQQVQLLAEMCILIDENDNKIGSETKKNCHLNENIDKGLLHRAFSVFLFNTENKLLLQQRSDAKITFPGCFTNTCCSHPLSNPLELEENNAIGVRRAAQRRLQAELGIPMEQVPPEEISYLTRIHYKAQSDGIWGEHEIDYILFVRKNVTVEPDPNEIKTHCYVTKDELKDLLKKSADGEIKITPWFKIIAESFLFKWWDNLNHLNSFVEHEKIYRM comes from the exons ATGCCGGAAATAAACACAGATAACCTCGATGAGCAGCAAGTGCAACTTTTGGCCGAGATGTGCATTCTTATAGACGAAAATGATAACAAGATTGGTTCTGAAACAAAGAAGAACTGCCATCTGAATGAAAATATTGACAAAG GATTATTGCACCGAGCATTCAGTGTCTTCTTGTTCAACACAGAAAATAAATTACTCCTGCAGCAGAGATCAGACGCTAAAATCACTTTCCCAG GTTGCTTTACCAACACTTGTTGCAGTCATCCACTGAGCAATCCATTAGAACTGGAGGAAAATAACGCCATCGGAGTAAGACGAGCAGCTCAGAGGCGTTTACAGGCGGAATTAGGAATTCCAATGGAACAG GTTCCTCCAGAAGAAATTTCCTATCTAACACGAATCCACTACAAGGCTCAATCTGACGGAATTTGGGGAGAACATGAAATAGATTACATCCTGTTTGTGAGGAAGAACGTAACTGTTGAACCAGACCCCAATGAGATCAAGACCCACTGCTATGTGACAAAGGATGAACTAAAAGATCTCCTGAAAAAATCTGCCGATGGTGAAATCAAGATTACTCCGTGGTTCAAAATCATTGCCGAGAGTTTTCTCTTTAAGTGGTGGGATAACTTGAATCATCTGAATTCATTTGTTGAACATGAGAAAATATATAGAATGTAA